In a single window of the Pongo abelii isolate AG06213 chromosome 1, NHGRI_mPonAbe1-v2.0_pri, whole genome shotgun sequence genome:
- the BECN2 gene encoding beclin-2, which yields MSSIRFLCQRCHQALKLSCSSESGSLPAAPAPTSGQAEPGDTREPGATTREVTDAGEQQDGASSRPLPGDGSVSKDHANIFTLLGELGAMHMLGSIQKAAGDIFDIVSGQEVVDHPLCEECTDSLLEHLDIQLALTEAESQNYQRCLETGELATSEDEPAALWAELRDLKLEEARLVQELEDVDRNNARAAADLEAAQAEAAELDQQERQYYRDYSALKWQQLELLDQLGNVENQLQYARVQMDRLEEINCFTATFEICVEGPLGVINNFRLGRLPTVRVGWNEINTAWGQAALLLLALANTIGLQFQRYRLIPCGNHSYLKSLTDDRTELPLFCYGGQDVFLDNKYDRAMVAFLDCMQQFKEEAEKGELGLCLPYRIQVGTGLMEDVGGRGECYSIRTHLNTQELWTKALKFMLINFKWSLIWVASRYQK from the coding sequence ATGTCTTCCATCCGCTTCCTGTGCCAGCGCTGCCACCAGGCCCTGAAGCTGAGCTGCTCCTCGGAGTCTGGGAGCCTCCCTGCAGCCCCGGCGCCCACCTCCGGGCAGGCTGAGCCCGGAGACACCCGGGAGCCCGGGGCCACCACCAGGGAGGTGACAGACGCTGGGGAGCAACAGGACGGTGCCTCTAGCAGACCCCTTCCAGGCGACGGCAGTGTGTCCAAGGACCATGCCAACATCTTCACCCTGCTCGGGGAGCTTGGCGCCATGCACATGCTCGGTAGCATCCAGAAGGCAGCTGGTGACATTTTTGACATAGTCTCTGGCCAAGAAGTTGTGGACCATCCCCTGTGTGAAGAATGCACCGACAGTCTTTTAGAGCACCTGGACATCCAGCTCGCTCTCACAGAAGCTGAGAGTCAGAACTACCAACGCTGCCTGGAGACCGGGGAGCTGGCGACCAGCGAGGACGAGCCGGCGGCGCTGTGGGCGGAGCTGCGGGACCTGAAGCTGGAGGAGGCCAGGCTGGTGCAGGAGCTGGAGGATGTGGACAGGAACAATGCAAGAGCAGCGGCGGATCTCGAGGCAGCCCAGGCAGAGGCTGCGGAGCTGGACCAGCAGGAGAGGCAGTACTACAGGGACTACAGTGCCTTGAAGTGGCAGCAGCTGGAACTGCTTGACCAGCTGGGGAACGTGGAGAACCAGCTGCAATATGCCAGGGTCCAGATGGACCGGCTGGAGGAAATCAACTGTTTCACCGCCACATTTGAGATCTGCGTGGAGGGCCCCTTGGGCGTCATCAATAACTTCAGGTTGGGCCGCCTCCCTACTGTCCGTGTGGGCTGGAATGAGATTAACACTGCCTGGGGACAGGCGGCTTTGCTGCTGCTTGCCCTGGCCAATACAATTGGACTGCAGTTTCAGAGGTATCGACTCATCCCCTGCGGAAACCATTCGTATCTGAAGTCTTTAACAGATGACCGCACTGAGCTGCCGTTGTTCTGTTATGGGGGGCAGGATGTTTTCCTCGATAACAAGTATGACCGCGCGATGGTGGCCTTCCTGGACTGCATGCAGCAGTTCAAggaagaggctgagaagggtgagCTGGGCCTCTGTCTGCCCTACAGGATCCAGGTGGGGACAGGCCTGATGGAGGACGTTGGAGGCCGAGGGGAGTGCTATTCCATCAGAACCCATCTGAACACGCAGGAGCTGTGGACAAAGGCACTCAAGTTCATGCTTATAAATTTCAAGTGGAGTCTCATCTGGGTTGCCTCAAGGTATCAAAAGTAG